Within the Telopea speciosissima isolate NSW1024214 ecotype Mountain lineage chromosome 4, Tspe_v1, whole genome shotgun sequence genome, the region CCtcctcacatgtcaaatttcagaccaatCCAAGTTTTACCAGTGGCAAAACAGAGTTGAAAAAATAGGGACTACCAAGGAGCACGGGACTACAACGGGGTACATGGACATGCACAAAAGGGTATAAGGAGGGTATAGGAATGAATTTgaagctgaaatttgacatatcgCCAAGGTATACCATTTCTAgttatccaatggtcagattgaCCACATTGCCCTTCCAGGTGTCAGAACAGCGTACACCCGTGCAATGATACATTCAAATAACAATTTAAATGAGTCTTTATTCATCTCTTTAATTCTTTCCTAAAAAATGTCAATTGAATTGGCTCCTCTCATAGGTTGCCATGTACCGAATTTTTACCATAACAAATCTAAATCCTAATGAACTCAATCCATCCAACTACCAAGGATTGGTTACTGTTCCACCATAAACAAGGGTTTGctacatgaaaaagaaaaaacatggCCAACCACTTGAGCCTATTTACTATTAATTTTTCCCATTCTATTATTGTCACTCATCCAACTCCGCCAGCATTTGCTGCTGGTCCCAAGCCAAGATAAAGAAGGGTTGGTGCGTCAGCTCAGCAGCCAGCACCGAAAAAACCCTAGCCTTGGTGCATCAGGTCGGCAGCCGGCACCGGAAAAATCCTAGCTGAACCCTTTTACATGGATTCTAAAACCTTATATTATCAACATTACGCTAAGATGTTCCCCACTAGAATAAGCAATGCGCTACACTATGACACAAGTGTAGTAAAAAGTGAGCAAGGGTTAGCAAAGGTGTCCCCTGTAAGTGATGTGCCGCGTCGGCGCCCGTATGCAGTGACAAGTAGGCAAGAGTTCTCACACCGTGGATGAGTGCGGggtaaagaagctagtccaaaagCGTAGGATTAAATTAGCATATAAgaacattggatctttaacAGGTAAAAGagtctagaattgatagatgttCTGAGGAGAATAAGGATTAACATAGTCTCTATGGAAGGGGAAAAAAGCTAAGGAGTTGGACGACTTTAAAGCTTGGTATACGGGAGATAAAAGAATGATgtagtggatgttaaaagatttggagataggattatatccatcaagcttgtgtccatagttgtcaaggcgtcgcctaggcgtccaggcaccttTCTGTCGCCTTGGTTTCTAATGTCGACTTAGTCGCCTATGCGACGCCTTGTCGCCTTGCCACCTTGTTGGTGCCGACTTGGTTTCTAGTCCCCTCAATCGCCTTGGTTTGCCTTGGCTCCTTACCAACTATGCTTGTGTCGGAGAAAGAAGTCgtcaatataattagcgctTACACACCTCAAGtgggattggatgaaagtagcaagttacaattttgggaacacatggatggattagtgcaaagttttagtcaaggagaaaagattattataggtgGTGATCTAAGTGGACATGTTGGGAAAGATAATAGAGTTTATGAATgtgtacatggaggatatggttttggagagaggaagaggaggcgATCTCAGATTTAGATTTTGctgtggcttatgatttatccattataaacacttactttgaaaagCAAGAGGAGCACTTAAtttaccttcaaaagtgggcatcatagtcgccaaatagatttcttcctaactagaaggttcAAAAGATTATTAAGGACTTTAAGGTTATACCtagggagagcctaaccacacaacataCATTAGTGGTCATAGATGTATGCCTCACTATGCAAAATCGTAAGAAAGGTGAGATTATGtgccctaggataaggtggtggagcttaaaaggagatactTTGCAATCATTTATTGATAAAATGGTCAAATAAGGAAAGTGgaactttgagggagacacgaATAcaatgtggaatgagatgactacttgtattaagaaggttgcaaAAGATGTTCTAGGGGAATCGAAATGAAAATGTCATTCCTCTAGGGAGACttgatggtgggatgatgaggttcaggtagccattaagactaagaaagctagtttcaagacatggcaaaggactaagaaTGTAGAGGATAtacaaaggtataaatttaccagaaatgaagctaaCAAGATTGTGGGGGAAAGTGAAAGCAAAGAattatgaagatctttataacaatctgagcacaaaggaaggggaaaagatATCTAGAAGATAATAAAacgagggaaaggaagagtagagatctcaATCATGTTAGAtgttaaaagtgaagatggtgaagtactaataagggatgaggacataaAGGAGAGGTGGAATACGAAAAATTAGTGTCTTAAGTAAAAGAAgttttaaggaggatgaaagtaggcaaggcacaaggcccagatGAGGTCCGAATAGAAGTGTgaaagagcttaggaatttATGGTTTATCTTAGCTACCCAacttgtttaataagattatgagcacaaggaaaaatgccagatgaatggaggagaagtatTGTGGTTCCGatgtacaaaaataaaggtTATATTCAAAATTCCattaactatagaggcataaaactaatgagtcatactatgaagtTATGGGATAGGATTATTTAAACtcacctgagacaagaaactactccaatttggttttatactAGGAAGATCCATGACAAAAAGCAATTTACTTAGAAgatcatggaaagatttagagattgcaagaaggatctccatatggtctttattgacctagaaattGCTTATGACAAAGTCCATAGAGAattaatctggcaagtactagagaaaaaaagaagtgtttcaagtaaatatgtggacacaATTACAGATATGTacgatggtgtggtgactagtgtaagacctgtgggggtcaaggtagtgaattcctaatcacaattgggttacatcaaggatcagatttaacccttatttgtttgtgtttatcattgatgatttaactagaggcattcaagatgaggttccttggtgcatgctttttgctgatgatattgttttggtggatgatacaaaagcagagattaacaccaagttggagagttatggagatcaaccttggaatcaaaagattttaagCTAAGTAGAACAGAGATGGTGTTTATGGCATTATGgtgtgtaattttagttacagtaggacggataatgatgtggtgaaaattgatgagagggagattccacaaagtgattattttaggtatctgggctcaatcataaataaagaaggtgacatcaaggatgatgtttcacagagaattaaaataggatggatgaagtggagaagtatgtccggagtgttgtgtgatcgacgtattcctttaaaacttaaaagaaaattttataggaccgTCATATGACGGGCTATGATGTATAGTGcaaaatgttgggcaattaagaagcatcatatagataaacttagtgtaacggagatgaggatgttgagatggatgagtggcaaaactaggaaggataaagtaaggaatgatcatattaaagcTGATTgagagtagctccgatacatgacaagctacaagaaagtcgtttgaggtagcaaggccatgttcaacggagttCTTTTGGATGATTTGGCACGGAGGactgatttgattcagattgaaggaactaaaagagatagaagtagacctaaaatgaccttaggagaagtggtgaggaaagatatgcatagcctaggccttgtatcaagtatgacctcaaatagagctgattggagggcaaggatccatgtagctgacctcatttagttgggataaggctgagttgttgttgtattactcatccatctcaatatgCACATCTCTACCATGTTCATTTTATGTATGCGTTGCTTTTGGATCTAACATTTTCTACATAAGGGACACTGGCCTTACAGCTCTCTTATGACGTCGACCCTCTAATCCAATGGACACCATCCCCTACTGCTCCCCCTTCTAAAAAGAGTGTGCCAAGTgtatgaggctcccgccatttggggtctggggagggtcataatgtactaCCCCCCTCCACTGGATGATAAAAACAAGATATCAAGAATCAATGATTTAAAATATTTCTCGATCATCGACTTAACTACTCCCTCAAGCGTACTCATATTTCTAAAAAACACTACATTACATCCATTCTATTTTCCTAAAAGCCTTTTGATTTTTGGTCAACAACCTTTGATTCTAAAACATCCAGACTTGGAGTTTTCCAATCTCTAGTGTCATCCTTCAAACCATAAAACATAAGCTATGGGAATTCTCTTGCATACGTCAAGTCAATCATCCATAACTAAAGTAATAAGATGTAGACCCAATTTTCCATCGCTGGTGTAAGCTTCCCAGATTTGCAATCTTACTCATCTCTCGCCCAATTTTTCTAAAACTAGATAACATTCCTCCATGTGTACCTCAAAAGTCAATATATCTACTTGGAATCCCTTTCTTATCCAGAACCCACTATATGAACTAAGGGCCCTCCCATATACTCTGTCAACTCAGTCGAGCCTTACCCCAATTAGTTGAGTTGGATAGATAGATCCCTGATGTAGATTGGACCACTTGAACCAGAAAGAACCTAGTCATAAGGTGGACTGGGTTCATTGGGAAGATCGAGCCAGCCGGCCTTGGATGGACCAGTCAGCTCGATGGGGACTGAGTATACCCAAATCGTGGGCTTGATCCAGTCCACATGGGCTTAGttagttaattaattaattgctATTTATGTTTCCTAGTTTAAGTAGGATATTTTTTAGCTATGGTTGTAATCAGCAACTAAATAAAGCagtttgattaggattagtgTTTCCTATTCAGGATAGGACTCAATTTATTTGCTTTCTATTTAAACTTTAAAAGGAGCCAAAAAGCTCCCatgatttggattttggaataaGATTGAGTTGCTTGCGCATGAGGTCTGTGAGAAACAGCTGGGGTGAGCTGCCTACAACATGAGATAGGttattcctctcttcttcctcttcttcctgttTATGCTCTGCTTTTCCTGATTTCTGTTACTGATTTGATTCTCTATTAATCTATTCTACTGTTGTGTTTTGATTGTTTAATCTGAGCTATTTATTCCTTTACAACATACTATCCACTATAGTATTCTGTTGGTGTTGATTTATAACTGAGAAACACTGATTACACCTGGCGGATACCCTGTTTCTTTGTCAATTTCATaatatattgatttatttattgcaATTCATCCATTAATCTGATTCCACCCAAACCTTGGGGAATCAAGGCCAACCCTAGAGCTCTACTCGACCAGGGTTTGCGGTTATATTGAGCTCTGGTTTTGATGGCACTTAAAAATCTctgatttcttcaaattttgtgTCTCAGatcaaatatttttaaaattactATGAGTCAGACCATCTGATTGACTTCATACTCTGGGAATACTAATAGTTTGCTAAAACAGAGATTCggtccaagtttcagcccatttCATTGGTTCGATCTGATTTAATTTTAGCTTTCCTATTTCCTGGATCTCAGATTCAGAAATCCCTGTTTTTCAGATTACTTTAAATCTGGCTGTTGGAACAATCCCATCTTTTGAAGGGATCCTATTCCCTATATCTGTATTTGATTCCTAGAGTTTGGCTCTCATCTGAGAGAGTTCAATTTTCTGTCAATTTTAAGATCTGTCTGAGTTGGGTTAGCTTGGGATTCTATCTGGGAGGGTTTTAGTGTTCATCCTACCAACCCTCCATCAGTCCTGTTTTGCCTGCTCTATTTAAAGACACAGTAGCTGTCATGTAATTCATCTAAGTCACTTAAAACAATATGAagatctttttttcttctctcagaATGTTTTTCCAGTAGTTTCCCTTGTCTCCGTAGGGCAAACTAAAACTGGTTTTCTAACACACTATCCATGTCTTAGTTTGTCATCAATCGGTCCCACCCAAAGTTTAAAGTAGTGGCACATAAGATTGATCTAGAGCCATTTGGTGCAGCTGTGGATATCTGGGGCATTTTCTCCATTGATCCCAGGATTTCTTCACTTCTGGTGATCTCTTTTGAACAAACTAGTTAAACAGTTTAAGCCAGTGCCCTATGCCTTGCCAAATCTTAGCTAAGATACCATCTGGTCCATAGTTATCACGGCatcacctaggcgtccaggctccttggccgccttgattttggaccctctaaaacgccatggtcgccttgccatcttgataactatgatctgGTCCTAAGGCACTTTTCTACCTTCACCTTCATGAAAGCCTCTTTGACTTCAGATTAAAGAAAGTAACAGCAGTCTCAAATCTTATTAAGGTTGTCCAGTCCTCCCAAACTATCATCCTCTATGCTctgtaaaaatttaaaatcatgCATCAATGTAATTACCCATCAATTTAAAATCTATAGACTGTCAATTATATAAGGGTAATGGTAGGAATAATAACTGTCTAAACAGAGTTTGTCATGTAACAGTAGAGCATTTTTTATACAGAGAAACATTAAAAACAGTTAAACACCCTAATTATTTTGCAAACAGGGCACTATTTAAAGTGAtcatatttaaatatttaaatttgcAGCCGAAGTTACAATATGAGATTGGTGTAATTGTGTCAAAGAAAGAATTTGAACACCTACACCGAAAAGATAAGACTTTAGCCATAATCATAGAATAAAATTGAGAAATCCTGCAAGTAGGGTAGACCCAACAGTGATGTTAATCTATGCTTGacaataaatttattttaaaagacCAGCATGCCACTTACATCAGATTTATCTAATTCTGGCGTAGAGTCTTGGACAAAAGATACGCATTTGTGTAGATCTGTGGTGTCCTGATCATTTGATTCATCCAGTATCTTGGTACCCTGCAATCATTGAGGAGACATATACATCCAGAGCAACATGGTCAATCGTGAACAGACTactggggagggtcatagtgTACGCAGCCTGACCCCCGCTTCATgggaggctgtttcccgactcaaacacgcgaccactaggtcacaatggagcaaccttaccgctGCACCAAGGTTAACCGTGAACAGATAATGTCCCAATAATGATACAAGGGCCATTGTATCCCACAATGATTCAGAGGAAAGGAAGTTTAGACTCATGGAAAACATCAACTTGAACCAATGTTTTCAAAAAAAGGATCCACAATGACTACTCTATTGTTTTTATTCACCACTAACTGGGAGAAAAAGTGTCCTACCACTCCAGAAGGATACTCTACCACAAGTCAACTTGATGACCCCAATAAATGAGTAAATAAAATTGCACAATTATTCGCTCCAAATCTTAATTTAGTCAATCAACATTAAATCCTCTCTACATgacatcattaaaaaaaaaaggtgtacccagtgcacgaagcTCCCGACAAATGACAAAATTAACTGCTCAAGTGGAACTTTATTGCTGGCTTACCATATTTGAATAGAACTCCATTACATCTGATCTAATTGAATCCATGTCTCCTGTGATCACATCTGGCTTGTACCTGAACAAAAACAGATATACCtaataacaaagaaaattgTGAAAAGTAAAAGATGGCAAGTAACTTAATTGAATAGTgtcaaagaagaagatcaagATTGTACAAGGTCATACACCAAGAACTACGGAAAACGTATTCAGCCTTAAATCTGTTAAATTTCTCCCATAATGGGCTTATTAATTATACTGTTAAATGAATTTCATAGCAAACATTGATTCAGCAGTGCGAACCCATTGGCATGCATTATACAAATAAGTTGTATGACTTATTAAATGAAGATATTTGTTTGGATCAGGAATTAACCATAAGGTACAATTCTAGGTTCCCTGCACATGCAACAGCCTACAGTGCCAAATTAACAGCAAACTAGATGCTTTCAGGAGTCTAAGTTTCCTGGTGTGAGTATATATGGGTTTGACAATGAAGACAACGCAGAGAAGCTAACCGCCAAAATTGGAAGGTAAGAAGAAGACCTAAAGTCTAAACAATATCTTGTAAGATAAGATAAGTAGGAAGGCCATAAGTTCGTTAGCAGCAAATTTGTTGCTAATATACAGCAAGATTAACATAAATTCTATTCTAAGCTGGGTGAATCCATGATTCCTAGCACTGAAAGGGAAGTCTAATGGAATGATTGCCAAAACTCTATGCCCAACTCAAGTCCACATAATCTCATTGCAAAAATTAACAAACAAGAAAGGAGGTTTGAAAAAGGAAACATCTAAACCGAGTATGGGTACTGAAACATCTAGTAATAAAACGAAGTCCTGTCAGGGTGTTTACTAAGAACTAAACTCAATTAGGATTCGAAATTACAGATCTTATAGCCAACTGAGTACGTCCTTCCCCTAATCAAACGACAGAGAATCCAGAGTCATTCAACAAAGATCAATAACCCAGAGCTTTCTTTCAGGAGGGGAAATTTATGTTTCTCAACTgttaaaaaacacaaagaagtcAAAACCTGTTTCGGACATGCAGAGAATCTTCCTGGGGGAACAGCTCAGGCATTTCATCGAAAATGCGATTAGCTCCTCCATCTGCACAAAGACGCAGCTGTGCTGCTCTACAAAAACGACGAAACGCTAACACTTGAGATCCACAGACGATTCCATCAAGAATTCcgagaaaaaagagaaacttcaaagaaataaaaatttccgAAAACCCTAGGGAGGAAGGGAAATGATGAAAAAAGTACAAGTAAATAAAGTACCATGCTTCCATAAGAGAGGAGTAAATCGGGGGAGGCGTTGGTTAAGCACAACCAGGGCGTAAGTACGATTAGGCTTAATGTCAACTGggattgaaggaagaagaaagctgGAAGAATGGTGCATCAAATCCATTTGAGAACGAATCAGCTTCAGCAAGTTTCAATGCCTCCAACCTCAAACCTGTTTTGGAGGGAGAGGAACACGAAGAGATGATAGTTTTAAAACGGAGAAAAACGACTTCTTTGACCCTTTGTTTCTCGGTTTGGTATTGGCAAATTTGTTTTGTAACAAGTCGGTGATCTGTCCTGCTATTGTCTTGTGAgctggtttgaggaatcggaaTTGGCCGATCCCGTATCGGTGGATCGGTATagataagggtaaaaatgttaaaaaaaaaaaaaaaactacgcAAAAGAAACAAGGGTAAACCTGTCCAATCCGGATTGATATGGACCGATCCGGACCGGGCAATTTAATCCCGACGATACCAATCTGATACTGATTTAAcgatttttattaatatttaaaaaaaaaaaatcatttttggtaTTATTAGTTATCTGTCATTATCTTATTGGTTGTATTACCGATTCTGATCGATATTGGATCAATCTCTGTAGAGTCCCCAATCCCCATATCAAATGCTCCACAGCCCAAACACCACAATACCACATGCGgtaatttgattttttgaatGAGTAAACCATGTAAATCTCTGGTCCACATGAGACTCTACTCGGCAGGTCTAGGTGCCATGAGCCCATGAGAACCATGAATCTTTTTAATTGGGTGgccctaggggtgtcaacctgTCGGTTTGGACTGGTTTTGGTTTAGTTTCATCGGTTTCAGTGTGAGAATGAGTGAGTCTAAAACATAATCCGATAAGGGTGCACTGGTTTCGATTCGGTTTCCTATCAATTTTTTTCTAATGGTTTActatcagtttggtttcggtttacCATGTAAATTATATTAAGaagtatatataaaaaaatgtgtttttataTGAATTTCGGGCTGCTATCAGTTTATTATTGGGTTATTTTAGTTTCAATCCGATTTTTAAAGTTTGGTTTGGTGTCTTATCGGTTTCGATGCAATTCAATTTGGTTTCAGTGTCACAAAACCCTTGcccaaaacatgatccaataagctcATATTGACTTTAGTTCGATTCAGTTTCTGTCAGTTTGGCTTGGTGTTGTCAGTtcaggctaggttttgacacccctaggtgaCCCAGGGTTCAAGAAGAGTTGAACTCAAGAGTCTCAAGACCTCCGCTCCCTTTGACATGATTCCGTTACCCTTTAGACCCCATTTGTTTAAAGGAGAGTATGGAAGGGAAAACTTGACAAATAGGTTCCACTTGCTGACGGGTGAGTAACGAAAATTGAAACCCAGGGGTATTCTCATAAATAAtgcaaatgttttttttttccctagcAAATGTTTGGTTGGCTCCatggagaaagggagaaggAGTAGCAGATAAAGTAATCTTTTTTTATTCCGTGGATAATCCAAAAGCTTTGAAAGCTTTGAAAGAAGATGGAATGAAATTTGCCTCATAACTTTTCCATCCCAACTAACCAAACACCATAATATCttcatagaaataaaaaaataagtataACTTTTTCATTTCTTAAATCCCACCCCACCAAACCAAAACCTATCTAAACAAAGTGGGTCTTAAGGTTTAATTATTTGATTCTTTGTCAGAAGAGGATGAGCCTTCAATAATACAGGTGGGAGGAGTTAATAATGGTATTCACTTTTCTGAGAGTCCAATTATAGCATTAAATCATGGGGAAGGCATTGGAACACGGTAGATTCCGGCATTTTTATCCTCttctgttacagcacggtgctgtaatgCATCGTGCGACAGCTAGAGAGGTCATGTGCACTATATGGGGCCCGTTGTACCACATGGCCTTGGCTGTATCGCACGATGCATTATAACACCCTGCTAtaataggagaggataacgattcgtaGATTCCGTGCATCAATGCATTCAATAGGAGGTGGGGGGGCTTTATGGTCATTTTGGATGGGCATTTATGTCCATCTGGTGGTACTTCATACAGGCTGTGTGCTTGTGTACATGCACGACCGTGTAtcaaaacttttgccttaaatCATTATCTCTTCGCCTTGAGGTGTACAATGCATGATCTGGCTCCACTCCAGCACAGGACAGATGTTGACACATGGATGGGGTGTCGATAGAACGGCATCCCCAAGTTGCGAATGGTGCATCTGCCCCTATGCCAGACGATGTCCAGCTCGGGGTTGCGTTGAAGAGGAGCCCCATCcatagaatgcattccaagaatacacgCCAAACTCAACCTAAATGTCAAAGTTCCAAGGCAATGCATGGGCTTGTTGGCATTCCCAAGTGTCATTCGACCATATCATTGCATTGGTAGTTAGGATTAGCTCCGTTGTATCCTTTCCCTTGTCTCCGTGTGTGTAGGATGGGTTAATGCTCTTTTCAATATCATGAACACCCTCTCTGCTGGTATAGTCAAGGGGTTTCGATTACTAGTATTTTCTACCATTCAGCAATGTCATAGTTTTGTTCAAGGGAAAAGGAGTGTTAATCCGTCGTTGGACGCGGCGTGTACCTGCCCCAAAACACAACCTTGAGCAAAATGACTGACACACTCCTGGTCCTTTCTGCCTTTCCAGGGGTGCGTCGTCATTTCATGTGCGattgtgtttgggcacaggtaTATGTCGCGTCTGGCGACCGGTTAGCGCTTGTTATCCCTTTGTTAAAATAGTAACATTCTTGTTGAATTATGGGAAGATTTTCAAGACAATCCAATATACTTCGAAGAGTTAAGCGAATGTCTTCAACATGATCAaccttctttctcccttgaTTGGATTGAGATCCATGTTCTCTAACATGTCTCTCTCCTATTCTGATCATGTTGGACCCATatagatgatatcattttcaactcctcattggttgtagtgtgcagattccttcttacactgTCCTTGTAGGAAACTCTCTCCATTAAAATAATTACTTTAGTTTGAAGATAAGATCATAGAGAGAAGGTAAAATACACAATACATAGTAGGGGGATTCGATTTAGGCcatcaaatttaacatgtgaTATATCAAGACACCAAATGATCAATCTACATTTCAAAATGGACCAGCATTCTCTATGAGGGGAGTGTAGCCCACGCATGCATGCGGagaccaatgagagcacacatgTTGGCATCATAGGGGCAGGGCGGCCATTTCACCTTGTGTCGGGGCATGGGTGGTATAGTCCCCCAGAAAGACTTTTCTCCTTTCAAAAATATACCAAATAATCAGTGTACATTCCAATATGCCAAGCAGCCTGAAACAAAAGTAATCAAACCTAAAATCTGACAAGATTGTTCTCCTTTGATTTCGGGAGGTAGATGCATGAGTTGGCTAGGctgggaagaaagaaagaaagaagaaatttctgATCCAGTTGGTTTTCTAACATCCTAAATCGAGGTGActctagaggaagaagaaagaagaacaaaaacaagaagggataaaaaaaaaaagatgaataagaataagaagaaagaatggaagaagaaaataaggtccggattgggctgggctcagcccaaggtcctgaccctgaccctgacccggCCCGGCCTTGACTATCAGAAATTCCCAACtctgacccgcccttagggccagagtatctcaattctcaacccaggccctgttcgggctagGGCCGTTAGGGGCAAACTTGTACCCCTAGGTGCAGTGTGCCCTGGTGAATAACACtttggatttattgaaagaaacgAGAGATGCCATTGAGGAGAACAATCTTTACCCATTCTTGCATTTATTGCCTTAAGGTAGCCTCATTATGGCCACCACACGCTCGATCTTTGCTTGACTACGTCAAGAATCAGGTTCTGGAAGGATGCCATGGAGGAGCTATTGGAGAGGGAGTCCCAGTCAAGTCTTCCCAATAAAGCAACCCTTTCATTCCCCGCAGCCTGAAAATTTTACTTCTCTGTGAGCTCTCCCTCTATAAAACTCCCCTTTGCATTTGCTCCCATTCTTCACTCAAACGCTTATCTTTCTGCTTCATCTCTGTTACAAACCCATCAAGTAATGGCTGAAGAATTCCAAGAGTATGATGTGTTTTGGCCTGAGTAATCCCACCGGAGAGAGGATCACCTTCACCAGTGTCTTTCAAGACAAGAATGTCGATCCAGCCGAGGTGATCATGAACAACAACTCTATTGCTTCTCAAAAGAATTTTACATCGACTTCATaggaagaagagcaagaagaaCAGCTCACAGTCCCATTCCCTTCTGGTTAACATCCCTGCAACAGGAATGAGcgtaatagtaataataattcATTTTTTCATTACTCATATTCaaatgaaagtgactacaaccTCAAAGATGCAGAGATGGTCTGAACATTCTCAATGCCATCGCTGGTGAGTTGCAGGTGAATTGGGATTGGATTCGGTCTATTTCAATTCAAAACCTGTCAATTCTCCCAATCTTACTCCAATTTCTCAAACCGTATGCTCGGTTGAAAGGAAAACAAGGATTTAAAACTCAGTATCAGATATGGGAATGGTGTAGCCCAATCCTGATCCAAACTGATCCTGCCTCATCTTTGACTGATACAGTATCTACGAGATCAGTTTTGGCAACCTTCCTCTATGTTAGAAATGCAACAGAACTGCTTCAGGAGAAGATAGAAATACGAAGATGATTATTCCATTCATTGAATTGTTTTTCAAGtacaactgaaaaaaaaaagcaggaGCCTAAAAGAAAGGTACAGTTAGGCCACTGGCTTCCAATGCAAGTAAAAAATCTTATGGATATTAGGGCAGTAAAACATCAATCATATAATACATGGAACCCTGTGATGGAGTACCTATCAGTATCAGCGCCTAATCTTGCGAGatattaaaatggaaaaaaaaaatggactgtACAAATAGTATAGCTCCTCTACATGAAATAGC harbors:
- the LOC122658940 gene encoding thiamine pyrophosphokinase 1 isoform X1 yields the protein MDLMHHSSSFLLPSIPVDIKPNRTYALVVLNQRLPRFTPLLWKHAQLRLCADGGANRIFDEMPELFPQEDSLHVRNRYKPDVITGDMDSIRSDVMEFYSNMGTKILDESNDQDTTDLHKCVSFVQDSTPELDKSDLCILATGALGGRFDHEIGNINVLFRFSNIRIILISDDCLIHLLPRTHQHEIHILSSVEGPHCGLIPIGMPSAKTTTTGLQWDLNDTEMRFGGLISTSNIVKSEKITVQSDSDLLWTISIKKPM